The Candidatus Desulfofervidus auxilii DNA segment ACTTTAAATCAGGTATTTGTTCAAGATATACCGCTCTTGGACAGAAAAAATACTGATTCAACTCACTTGAGTAAACAAGTATTTTCTTCTCTCTCACAATATTTTCCCTCTCCATATTTGTTTATAACTTTTCCGAATACTGGCAAGTTGTAATATATGCCCTTTTAGGGCCAGAAAGCACTAATTCATACACCAAACACCATATTGCATTCTTTTATGTATTGATTATCATCTGCCATATGAGACCATCCAACTGGATACTCGCTTCTGTCTTCATTTTTGCCATCTGGAACTATCCAGAAGAAAACCAGCAATTCATGTGAGAGGAAAGATGGAAACAAAACTACCAGAAGAAGTGATTGCAGTATGCCATAAATACGGTATTTCCGGACAGACAATCTACATACCAAAAATATCTACTCACAAAAAAGAAAAAAGAAAGAAAATCCTTATTGCCTTGCTGGAGGAAATGGAAACTTTCTATGAAAACCACCTTGAGACCTTTCAAAGAGTTCCCCATCCCTTTACTGTCAGGCAGGTCAGAGCCAGATATTCCATTTCTACCTGGCTTGCTTCAACCGTGCTCAGAACAGCTCTGAGAACCTGGCGTCACTGGTTCAATAATTACGAAAAAATGATCTTTTCTGGCCTGTCTCCCAGGACAAAACCAGAATATCTACAAATACGCACACAACTCAGGAATGGATTGAAACCATCAGGCCGTGAAGACCTCATACAAAAAGCCAGAGAAAGCATACAAACCTGCCCCTGGCGTAACTGATTCCCCTTATTCCCCCAAAATCCCCCCGTCTCCCCTCTATCTCTCCCACTTATTCCCCCAAAGTCCCCCTGTTTCCCCTCTATATCCCTATTATCCATCCACTTTCTCCCCCATATTTCCCTCTACTCCCCCAAAGTGCCATTTACGTCCATCCAGGGCATAATCTGGTTATTTACCTTCAGTTTAATCTCTTCTATTTACACAGAAAAAAAGGAGGAAAATTATGGAAGTACTTGCTGCAGACATAGGTTATGGCTTTACAAAGGTAGTATCGGCTTCCAGGGTGAGGGTTTATCCAAGTGTCGTAATACCGAAACTCCACACACACATCACCGTTGATATTGACACAGGAGAAAGCCCCGACATTGTCTCATATGGAAATACTGAATATCTTTATGGATCTAAAGCAATGCGTTTTGGTAAGAAATCTCAGTTTCCCCCCAGACACCGCTGCTTTACTCAAAGCAATACCTATGCAGTGCTTCTGCTTTCGGCTCTTTCACTGGTGCGTAACAGGAACGTCTATTTTGTCACCGGACTGCCTGTTTCGGTATACGAAAACGAGGGTATTAAAACTTCCTACCAGGAATGGGTGTTGAATATTCTTCGCCCGCATGGAGCAATTAACATCAAGGTTTTACCCCAGGCAATGGGGGCGTATTATGATGCTGTTTTGGACATACAGGGCAAACCAATAGACAAAAATCTTTTGATGAAGAAATGCGCCGTTGTTGACATAGGATATTACACTACAGATATTGTTGTTCTTGACCATCTGGACTTGATATACAGAGAAACCATCCCACTGGGTGTCTCAATTGCCTGTGAGTTTTTGGTCCAAGAACTTTCAAGCCAGAAGGAAATATCAATGCATGAAGCAGAAATGCTGCTCAGAGGAGAAAAATTATTCATCTGTGGTAAGCCGGTTGATGTAAGTAACACCATCGAGGCAGCAAAAGACCGGGCATGGAATCTCATATCCACAGCAGTAACTGACCGCATAGGAAGAGGAGAGGATTTTCACTTTGTGATACCTGTGGGTGGTGGGGCTGTTCTTTACAGAGATAAATTAGCCCAGCTTTTTAAAGAAGCTCACTTTTCTCATAACCCTTCACTGTCCAACGCTTACGGATATTTCAAGTATGGAATAAGACAAATCAGGAAGGGGTCTAAAGATGCCTAAAAAACCAGAAATAAGAATCAAACTGAACTTGAAGAACAGCTGGGATATTGAAATATACAACTGGCTCAAGAATGCTCCACGCACCGCATGGCCTGTCCTTGTCCGGCAGGCCATAGTTGAATACCTGCACTCCAAACACAAAGCTCCGCCTGTTTCCCTTCCTGACGATATTGATAAGAAATTGGACCGATTCTGAGCAAAAAAGAGGAATTTTGATTCAGGACCATATTGCAGGTAATATGGCACTTTTTAAACAGGAATACTGC contains these protein-coding regions:
- a CDS encoding ParM/StbA family protein encodes the protein MEVLAADIGYGFTKVVSASRVRVYPSVVIPKLHTHITVDIDTGESPDIVSYGNTEYLYGSKAMRFGKKSQFPPRHRCFTQSNTYAVLLLSALSLVRNRNVYFVTGLPVSVYENEGIKTSYQEWVLNILRPHGAINIKVLPQAMGAYYDAVLDIQGKPIDKNLLMKKCAVVDIGYYTTDIVVLDHLDLIYRETIPLGVSIACEFLVQELSSQKEISMHEAEMLLRGEKLFICGKPVDVSNTIEAAKDRAWNLISTAVTDRIGRGEDFHFVIPVGGGAVLYRDKLAQLFKEAHFSHNPSLSNAYGYFKYGIRQIRKGSKDA